tctctctctctctctctctctctctctctctctctctctctccagcccttcattttTGGCTTTTGGTTCTTTGAGACCCAGGTGACTCAGGCCTGGAATTCCtggttctcctgcttctgcctgcggAGTGCTGGGTCACAGGTACTGTGCTCTCTCATTCCCATCTGGGCACCACTTCACATACAGAATATTATTAAGTATCTATCGTGCACGtgcgtgcgtgtacacacacacacacacacacacacacacacacacagcacagcctATTGCAGTTCCAGAGTAAGGAGTTCAAAGGCCCCAGGCAGGAGGCCTTCCCTGAGGTCCTGGAGGTGGCAGCCCCAGTGGGACCTCCATGAGATCCTAGGTGTCAGGGAAGCATGAATCATCCTGTCCCCAAACCCTGCtgtcttggggtttctattgctatgatgaaacaccatgaccaaaactcAAGTGGGAGAAGAAAGGGTCTATTTGACTTACACATCCATATCACTGTCATTGAAAGAAACCAGAACAGGAACTCAGTCAAGGCTggagcctggaggcagaagctgaggccatggaggggtgctgtatACTGGCTTTGCTTCCCCTGGcgtgctcagccttctttcttatagaacccacttctttgttcttttttaaacattttgcttATTTAGTCACGTGTGGAGTCCACAGGTGTCAGTCCTCCCCTCCACAGTGTAAGTCCTGGGGAGagaactcaggccatcagcctTAGCGCCCGCCACACACCATTCAACCaagccagtgtttctcaaccttcttaacgCTGGAACCCTTTAATGCAGCTCCTCATGTGGTGACCCAACCAtaaagttagttagttagttagttagttagtttgtttgtttgtttgtttgtttgtttttcgagacagggtttctctgtgtagccctggctgtcctggaactcactctgtagaccaggctggcctcgaactcagaaatccgcctgcctctgcctcccaagtgctggaattaaaggcgtgcgccaccaccaggcggccataaagttatttttgttgctgcttcatcactgtaattttgctgctgttatgaatcataatgtaaatatctgatatgcaggctatCCGAAATGCTACTCTCAaagggggtcacaacccacagagtGAAAGCCACTGCTGACTAACCCATCTTCATAGCATTACCACCACCCCATGTTCCCTCCCCAAACCCCAAACTCTACCCTTTTTTAATGAGTGCCAATATACTGTGTAGCtgggatgatcttgaacttctaatcctgcctcaccTCGTAGGCCTGCGGGAGCCTAACCCCAGCCTGTGTTATATTCCTCTATAACTCTCATCTCTATACCCACTTAGAAAGCTCCTCAGACAATGTCTCTGGGTAATGAGCGGCTCACTAGTATTCCCTCCAGCTCAAGGCAGTCAGAGGAGCTGGGAGCAACAATCGTCCCACCTGCGCCTGTAGCGTTGACGCTCTGCACTGCCACCTGACTCCAGGCTCCCGGAGCGGCCCCGCAGTCCAGCACCCGGAGCCCAGGTCTCAGGATGTGATGTTTCTTGTTCATCTCCAGGAGCTTGAAGGCGCTGCGGCAGCGGTAACTCTCCACCTTTGCGGCCTTCACAAACGGGTCCTTTAGGTGCCGCATCAGCCACAGGTGCTCAGCGCCCGTCCGGCCCTTGTAGTGACACACTGCTGTGTGCAATCTCCGAACCTTAAGGGGAACGCCTACCAGCTTCGGATACCTGAAATGGTGAGAAAGGAGTTAGCAGATGGACATTCCACAGAGAGGCAAGCAGGTGGTCTTGGCTCAAcctactcccccccaccccccgcataTGTATGTgcggtatgcatgcatgtgtattagcatgtgtgtgcatatgtgtctgagtgtgtatggGAACCCAAAGTAGAAAAGGGACGTCCCCTTGCTTGCTTTCAACCTTACATATTAAGGTAAGGTCGCTAACCTGCCAGTCTATCTCGCCAGCTTTctccagacaccccttctctctgcctccccagcactggcgTTACATTTGGTCAGCACACAAGTCCAGCGTtttgtaggttctggggatctgaactccaatCCTCACTCATGCACAGCGTTTTCCGCGGACCTATTTCTACGATGCAACCCTCACTCAGGCCCTCTCCCAGGGCCGGAGGTCGCCAGCGCTCTTCTGCAGCACAATTCACTGAGCTCCCCACTATTGTCATCTACTCCGCTCCCGCTTGCAACAGGCGCCCTTTTAGTGTGGGAGAACCCCGTAACTCCACTCACCCCGCCATGGTTGCTTGCTGGCGCTTTCCTCCCGCCGCCGGAAGTCCCGCCCTCGCTTCCAACGCGAGACTCCGCCCCGGGAAACCGGCTTGGCGCGAAGGTATGGATGGTTCGCCGTGCTTGAGTTCTGGGTGCGAGCGAGACGCGGGGGATCGGGAGTGGGGTGCTGGGGGAGATCTGGGGAGGAGAAGAGGCGGGAGGACTAGGAAGCTGCTTCGAGCCCAGCAGGGAAACTGGGGTGCGGAGTAGACCTGAGGTCGGGAAGACCAGGGGAACTACAGAAAGTAGGGagcagaaaagagaggaagaggggaccAGGGCGGTAAACTGGTGCATAGGCAGTTTGCAGCCTGGCTATACCAGGCATAGCCTCTGGAAGGAGAGGCTAGGGAACGGCATTGGCAGAGTGCCCCCTGCAGGCAGGTTCTGGGCTCTGCAATCCATGTGCACTGTCTCCAACACGATTTACCAGCTATCACAGCCACCTGCTCTGACGGGACACTAAATTAATGCCCAGGACACCCTTGTTTGCTTATAGGCTCTGCCATTTGACCCCGTTTCAAACTTAGACGGAGCATtagttttctcttcagaaaataagAAAGTCTTCCACTGTTCTTACTATATGGCTCAGATTTTGAAAACAAGGTTGATTGGAACTGGGGTGATAGACGCCTGTGAAATGCTTGCCTCACgtgcatgagaacctgagttcgaggctcagaacccacataaaaaaccatggtggcatgcacctgtaacCTACCTCAGtgccaggaaacagagacagtttGGTCCCCGGAGGAGTCTGGTCACCTAGTCTCTCTGAATCCATGAGCTACAGGctccagtgaaagaccctgtctcattcatatgtatatgtaatgtatgtatgcatacatatgtgcagaaacagacagagatgtctcagtggttaaaagtacttggTGCTGTTGTATTTTGATTCTCAGCACCGGATGTAAGGTGGCTTgcaatgcctgtaactccagcttcaggggaatccatcatcctcttctggcttccatgagtaGCCACGTGAATTTTTTGCATACAGagacaaacaacaacacacatacatacataaataaaagcaaaatccttgaaaaaaaataaggtatGGGCAGGAAAGAACACCGGGTGCTCCTAGAGAGGGAGGACCAAGatcagattcccagcaccacatggtggctcacaaccatctttttttttcttgagatgtgaaaatctttattggatattttatttacatttcagatgccatcccctttcaccatttcccttccctagaaagcccctatcccatccccacttctccttttcgcttttatactattttttttaatgttaatcaaaggctttataagtttggtaatgttcaataacaagatgcccatacaatcagaagtgtaacccaatacccaacctacatatatcaactatctttgattggtggagacacgagaacatccacctccatgtcccccacttctattgtcacctagctcctcctctccttactcctcctctttctctgcttactcctcctctttctctccttactcttcccaccttagctcctcctatttatcacccttactgttaaaataaaacttttctcttaaaatacaattagagcataactataccaatttgggtcagtaaggtacaagatagacctaatacccagtccatcattttgttgactaaacagaacctctgtcatctctcctaactacaaggcttagttctgaacctggctttttttccttggctttagaatgtcagttgaaaaccatcctctcaaaccttttctctcaaagtaaatagccaggattggctatgagactataagtcttcaaccccatcagaaatccagaatgactgagttaactgaaattatgggaagcacaaagcatagcttctaaaactaaaccaaattatagagacctctgaacacctggacactccctatactacagaacgttggagcatctggtcttcagccttctggcccaggatcatctgacagacctagtgatgcagaattattaagggctgattactctgtcttggcagatataatcagtcaactattccacaagtgtgtccttttctggacagtgacttgtctgtagatgaaaaaaggcaattcttgcctagtggctgtctcaccacaactggaataactccaaagatgctcaatttcttcttagaatctaagacaggaagctgtcaggggaagacaggtctttaatcaaaatgaacattaatacagaaatgtttgtaacatgaattctgtggacttctgacgttttaaaaaccaactatccatgtaaggcaatctggactgttatctgttaactcctctcagctatttctaaataaaatatagaaaacaccctaacaataaactcagagccatgaatttgcgataggcccttaactcacaggctaaccatctcaaatcagttagaaaagttaaagaaggactgggtctaagccttgtattcctaaatgtgttatataggcacaatgcctatgagagtaacaatattaatctcacttttatatcaataagaatctcagcagggtggtggtggcgcatgcctttaatcccagcacttgggaggcagaggcaggcagatttctgagttcgaggccagcctggtctacagagtgagttccaggacagccaggactacacagagaaaccctgtctcaaaaaaaagaagaagaagctcatagcaatgaaaaccttaaatttgaaatcaaagtaaattttgtaccatttaagaaattataactttatcttaataacaattatacatatttctaccagtaagttatggctatgcaataaatcctagctaatcctccctgttccaccaaaaccactacttttccctagaaagacagcccagtattaagcacctcagtccccaagcctatGGAATAGGGAtgttgactcttcattaacttcttcaagctgattatgggacTTGAGATACtagaggaggggcagggggaagagtaaattgataagcctctgatgtctgtgtcgtcactgcatccagctggaattccaggacatcagaggttcgagcaggtctgctcagctcacttgatgagtagatacaccgaggctgtgtattctgcaatatacaattctcaaaacaaattttagtatcaagataactttttgtttgaattctggaatctagttttctggcggcctgcctctgtcatgtctagtccatataattctgggagtttctatgaaggtgtgctcccaccatcctcccattttcgcctccctgctctcaaattccccaacactagggaatccaaactttcaggcaccaaggccctccacttccactgatgcctaaccccttaccccatgccccctcctccaattactatgcgGGTGGGTTCCCACAATCCTCTCATTCCTACCTCCCtactcttgaaattccccaacactagggagtcCAAAcattcaggtaccaaggctgtccacttccactgatgcctggcaaggccaccctcaactacctatacaggtggagctatgagtccctccctttgtgttctcgggctggagattatagaatggctactccagcttgtttcttaggaccatttgcttgaaaatttgtttctaaggtagagtctgtctttgcactgaggtgggtttcctgtatgcagcaaaatgctgggtcctgtttatatatccagtccattagcctatgtcttttaattggggaattgagtccattgatgttaagagatattaaggaacagtgattgttgctttctgttattttttttaattagaggtgaaattatcttggtgtaactatcttcttttggacttGTTGgcagaggattactttcttgctttttctagggtacaatttccctccttgtattggagctttcctgctattatcctttgtaatgctgggtttgtggaaagatattgtgtaaatttggttttgtcgtggaatatcttggtttcttcatctatggtaattgagagttttgctgggtatagtagcctgggctggcatttgtgttctcttagggtctgtatgacatctgtccagcatcttctagcttttattatatctggtgagaagtctggtgtaattctgataggtctgcctttatatgttacttggcctttttcccttactgcttttaatattctttctttgttttgtgcacttggtgttttgattattatgtgacagagatatttctgttctggtctagtctatttggtgttctataggcttcttgtatgtttataggtatctcgttctttagggaagttttcttctataattttgttgaagatatttattggccctttaagtgggaatctttactctcagctatacctattatccttaggtttggccttctcattttgtcctggatttcctggatattttgtattaagaactttttgcattttgagttttctttgacaactgtgtcaatattttctgtggtatcttctgcacatgagattctctcttctatctcttgtattctgttggtaatgcttgcatctgtgactcctgatttctttcctaggttttctatctccagggtagtctccctttgtgatttcttttttgtttctacttccatttttatgtcctggatggttttgttcaattccttcacctgtttggttgtgttctcttgtaattctttaagggatttttgtgttcccactttaagggcttctacctgtttacctgtgttctcctcaaattctttgagagtgttatttatgtccttcttaaagtcctctatcatcatcatgagaagggattttaaatctgaatcttgctttcctagtgatacagggaattcaggactttcttgtgtgggagaactaggttctaatgatgccaagtaccctgggttgctgatgcttatgttcttgagcttgcctttcaccatctggatctccttagtgctacctgtcctgtctctgactggagcctgtctttcctactatcttggttgtatcagaactgtgtgggttgGGTGTTagtactggggtaagagctggggcccaagatctgctcagtgttctgggccagaagtgacttcctgggtccttgtgggtcccagttactccgtTTGGGGTGGtcattgctgtctccttacctaagatactgcccaggttagagctcctgggagccctgcttcatctgggttctgtgagattgggggcagagctgctgcccgggatctgctcagtgctcgggggcccagaccggaagaaaCCAGTCACTCATAACCatctttaactctagttccaagagagccaacgccctcttctgacctcctcctggaactctgtagaccaggctggcctcgaactcagaaatctgcctgcctctgcctcctgagtgctgggattaaaggcgtgtgccaccactgccctgctcagccttctttcttaatCATATCTGTGGTCTCATTGTTAGACCAATTCAACCAGTAAATCAAAAATATtccccagccccaattaactttGTGCTTACAAGAAGTATCCCCATGCAATAAGCCCAGCAACTGTGTGAGATGAGGTATTTCCGTTTGCAGAGGGGAAAACTGTGTGGACTGTGTTTGAAGCAATGCCAATCAACAGAGCCATAGCCACGCCCATTCGACCGCATTCCTATCTGTTGCCACAGCTCACCTCACTGAGTCAAGTTGCTACGCAACGCTGGTAGACGCCTGTTGCTCTACACTCAGCCTGTCCAGTTGGGAAGATTGCGAGTTTAAGTCCAGACTGGAGTACATGGCACAACCCTGTCTCATTTAAAATACTTGCAAAACAGATGGCACCCTCACCCTCGTGGCACACTCACCCACATGGCACACTCACCTGCATGGCACACTCACCTGCATAGCACACTCACTGCATGGCACACCCACATAGCACACTCACCTGCATGGCACACTCACCCTCGTGGCACACTCACCCGATTGGCACACTCACCCGCATAGCACACTCATCCATATGGTATATGAGGACATTTGTCATTGCTACATAAAAGCTAGTCACAGAGTTTGCATGTAAAGTGGGCCAGAGGGCGTCTGTAAGTTACAGGCAAATGTGCCAGTTCACACAAATGATTTCATCATACTTCAATTCCTGTATCCACGGCAGGGTTGAGCATCATGGTACCAGTCACCTGTGGATTTGAAAGACAGCTATATACAGCTGGTGCTTAATAAAAGATGGCTGAGTTAGGAAAGCAGAGCCTCTGGCACAGGCTAGTCAGGACACAGGCCAATGCTAACCTCACTTCTGACATGCCTCAGCACCAGGCCCAAGCCTCCAGgtcccctttctttccccctttcttattctttcttttttaagttaacTTATATTGTGTgcatataggtttttttttttttttttttttttttttttttggtttttcaagacagggtttctctgtatagtcctggctgtcctggaactcactctgtagaccaggctggcctcggcgtatagaattttttaaaaggttgatttttatgtacattgatgGCTTGcttgcaagtatgtctgtgtaaggggccatatcctctggagctggagttacacacagttgtgagctaccatgtgctcgctgggaattgaacttagtacctctggaagagcagccagtgctcttaaccaccgagtcatcCTTCTCTCCAGCTGAAGTGTAGGCgttttgtttgcatttatatgtgtgcctggtacccaaggatgccagaagagggcgccagaactggagttaaacagttgtgagccaccatgtggatgctaggaacggAAAcgcagtcctctgcaagagcagccactgctgctTAACCACTTAACCgctgccatttctccagcccttgttcAAGTTCCTTTTCGTATACACTGCATCCTCCTAGGAGGGTCCCAGCTTCTGGACACTGCCTTAGCCAGTTGAGGCCAAggagacaataaaaataataagaagctTGTTCTAgaggctgggaaggtggctcagtactggggtgtggctcagtggtagagcccctgcctagaatcccccagggaggggctggggtgtggctcagtggtagagcccctgcctagaatcccccagggaggggctggggtgtggctcagtggtagagcccctgcctagaatcccccagtgaggggctggggtgtggctcagtggtagagcccctgcctagaatcccccagggaggggctggggtgtggctcagtggtagaacccctgcctagaatcccccagggaggggctggggtatgtggctcagtggtagaacccctgcctagaatcccccagtgaggggctggggtgtggctcagtggcagagcccctgcctagaatcctccagtgaggggctggggtgtggctcagtggtagagcccctgcctagaatcccccagtgaggggctggggtgtggctcagtggtagagcccctgcctagaatcccccagtgaggggctggggtgtgactcagtggtagaggccctgcctagaatcccccagtgaggggctggggtgtggctcagtggtagagcccctgcctagaatcccccagtgaggggctggggtgtggctcagtggtagagcccctgcctagcatgctcaagactttgagttccttctccagcaccacaaataaataacataaaaataaatgaaaaggggACCTCAAAGGCACATTTGTACATGCCCTGATAACAGGGTGTATCCTCTGACTGTGTACTTACCAGTAGGCCATACCATGCCCCTCTCTCAGACtgagtctccctccctcctgcctacAACAGCGCACACGTGGTGCATGGTCTAACAGACCACAGGCCAATCAGACCCCATTTTCTGATCCTCTTTACAGACCCAGGAGACCATGAGCACCCCCAAGCTCTATACCCTCGTGCTGGTGCTACAGCCTCAGCGAGTTCTACTGGGCATGAAGAAGAGGGGCTTTGGTGCTGGCCGCTGGAATGGCTTCGGGGGCAAGGTGCAGGAAGGAGAGACCATTGAAGAAGGGGCTAAGAGGTGAGGAAAAGTAAGGTCTGACCACAGAGCCGGCCTAGCTGGGGCTGAAGCCCAAGAGAGTAGGAAACATACCCTTGAGACTGACAGATGCtacgtagaccaagctggccttgaactcacggaaatccacctgccttttaCTTCCAGAGGGTTGGGACTAAAAGCATGGGCTTccaactgctaaaccatctctctagcccccttaaAGGGTCTTTCTACACATTTCAGGTGGCTTTTAATTATGTAACCCAGGTGGTTTCCAATCCCCAAATTTTCCTGCTTTCAATTTTCCCccttagtgttgggattataggtgtgcgaTACCATGTCTGAATTTATGAAGTTCAAGTTCATTCCTAAACTGGTTATAGCAATACCTCTGCATGATGTCTTCCTGGAATATGCAGATCACAAGTCCCGGGGCTGCAGTCCCATGGCCCTATCCCTGTAAGCACGAATGCTGTACTCACAAGCTAGCTAATGCCCGTGTCCTTCTTTATATGCCCAGGGAGCTTCTGGAAGAAAGTGGTCTGAGAGTGGACACACTGCACAAGGTAGGCCACATCTCATTTGAGTTTGTGGGTTCCCCTGAGCTGATGGACGTGCATATCTTCTCTACTGACCACGTGCACGGGACGCCCACAGAGAGTGAAGGTGAGCCATGGGCAGGGAAGGATACCCAGACTCAACTGCCTGCCTAGAGAAAGGAACCAGCCCTTGCCAAGCATAGGCCCCAAGTCTGCCCGCCCTCCTATCCTTGCTTAGCGTCTGAACCAGGGTCAGCCAGGCAAATCAGCCTTGTAGTCTGGGGATGAGTCCATTTCTTTATTTCACACAATACGGAAATCAGCCATGTTGGTACATACATTtttatcccaacacttgagaggaagaggaagctatctctgtgagctcaaaaCCAACCGGATCTACAttgtgagaccttgtttcaaaaaaaaaggaagaagaaccaGCTGGtagtgctgcatgcctttaatcccagcacttgagagacagagccaggcagatctagtttgaggccagcctggtctacatcgtaagttccaggacagtcagagctacacagaaaaaccttgtcttgaaaaaagaagaggaggaggaggaagaggaggaatggcCGCAGCTAGGGTGTAGTTCAGTTGGCAGGAGGCTTGATTAGCAAACACAAAGTTCCATCCCCAGGGGTGACATGAATCATGTGGTGTTTCatgtctgcaatcccaacacAGGAGATTAGGTCTCAGAAACAAGTAAGAAAATATCCAGGTATGTTGAGGCGCGTCCATAATCCCAGCgttgaggcagaaagactgaaTGTGAGGTAACACTAGGCTACAGAacgggttctaggccagcctgagctacataaaataACTCTGTCAAAACCAACAGGTGGTCATAAGGATGAGCTATAAAATTAGACCAGGCTCCTTTCTCAAATAAGCCAAGTATAGTGGTACACATTGATCATCCCAGAACcaaagaagctgaagcaggaggatggcttCAAATTCAAGATTAGCTTGGGCACCATACTCAATGCCAGGTCAGTCAGAGCTACAAAGAAAAGTCCCTGTATCCAAGAAAAtaaagcaggcatggtggtgtggcACACCTATAAACCCAGCAACCAGGAatatgaggcaggaggattgctactcattccagatcagcctgggctacagtgtgggACGAGGAGACaagggctcagaggttaagagcacttgctcctgCAGAGGGCCCCCTGCTTTTAGCGGTACCCAAAGGGCTGCTCATACCTGTCCAGa
This portion of the Arvicanthis niloticus isolate mArvNil1 chromosome 24, mArvNil1.pat.X, whole genome shotgun sequence genome encodes:
- the Nudt1 gene encoding oxidized purine nucleoside triphosphate hydrolase; this translates as MSTPKLYTLVLVLQPQRVLLGMKKRGFGAGRWNGFGGKVQEGETIEEGAKRELLEESGLRVDTLHKVGHISFEFVGSPELMDVHIFSTDHVHGTPTESEEMRPQWFQLDQIPFAHMWPDDSYWFPLLLQKKKFCGHFKFHDQDTILDYSLREVDGF